One segment of Pelecanus crispus isolate bPelCri1 chromosome 2, bPelCri1.pri, whole genome shotgun sequence DNA contains the following:
- the TBC1D7 gene encoding TBC1 domain family member 7: MADDSQRNFRSVYYEKVGFRGVEEKKSLEILLKDDRLDIEKLCTFSQRFPLPSMYRILVWKVLLGIIPPHHESHALVMKYRKEQYWDIHHALRVIRFINDSTPQVDVFLRIHQLESGKLPRNLAFPLEPEDEVFLAIAKAMEEMVEDPIECYWLVSCFVNQLNSKHKDSLQQLPKILEQYLNIEDSRLLMHLKACAAMSKLPYDLWFKKCFAGCLPESSLQRVWDKVISGSCKILVFVAVEILLTFKMKIIALNTAEKIMQFLENIPQDNTDAIVSKAVDLWRTHCGTPAHSV, translated from the exons ATGGCTGACGACTCTCAGAGAAACTTTCGCTCAGTGTATTATGAAAAAGTGGGGTTTCGTGGAGTTGAAGAAAAGAAGTCACTGGAAATTCTGTTAAAAGATGACCGGTTAG ATATTGAGAAGCTTTGCACATTTAGTCAAAGGTTTCCTCTCCCATCCATGTATCGTATACTGGTGTGGAAAGTCCTTTTAG gAATTATTCCTCCTCACCATGAATCTCATGCTTTGGTGATGAAGTACCGGAAGGAGCAGTACTGGGATATACACCATGCTCTTCGTGTAATTCGTTTTATTAATGATTCTACCCCACAGGTAGATGTTTTCCTCCGCATACATCAACTGGAATCAGGAAAATTGCCTCGAAACTTGGCTTTTCCATTG GAACCTGAGGATGAAGTGTTTCTTGCTATTGCTAAAGCGATGGAGGAAATGGTGGAGGATCCTATAGAATGTTATTGGCTTGTCAGTTGCTTTGTGAATCAGCTAAACAGCAAGCACAAAGATTCATTACAACAACTG CCGAAAATTCTGGAGCAGTATTTGAACATTGAAGATAGCAGACTCCTGATGCACCTAAAAGCATGTGCTGCAATGAGCAAACTCCCTTATGATCTTTGgtttaaaaagtgttttgcagGCTGTTTACCTGAGTCCAGTTTACAGAG aGTTTGGGACAAAGTTATTAGTGGGTCCTGCAAGATTCttgtttttgttgctgtggAGATATTATtaacctttaaaatgaagataataGCACTGAATACTGCAGAAAAGATCATGCAGTTTTTGGAAAAT ATTCCTCAAGATAACACTGACGCTATTGTCAGCAAAGCTGTTGATCTGTGGCGCACGCACTGTGGGACTCCAGCACACTCAGTCTGA